A single region of the Zootoca vivipara chromosome 2, rZooViv1.1, whole genome shotgun sequence genome encodes:
- the LOC118080575 gene encoding acylamino-acid-releasing enzyme — protein sequence MEPPLLNDAEEIAALYRELSQFPSLSSASIGPEVTTQYGGKYCNVYTEWSQRDLERAENIKFCHQYLIFHDSHSIVYSSPSGNCTEIKGELLSRDSPSGAQKAVLRKTNNTKGEEKQFLEVWEKNRKVKSIELTALEKHGQVYEDDQFGCLAWSHSETHLLYVAEKKRPKAESFFKSKAPELSSEEELAKTERRDKAIKGEQFVFYEDWGETLVAKSTPVLCVLDIESNNVSVLESVPEHISPGQAFWAPGDTGVVFTGWWHEPFRLGLRYCTNRRSAIFYVDLTGGRCELLTDDNKAIWSPRLSPDQCRIVYLENPASGPHQQCSRLCMYDWYTKLTSVVVEIVPRQSQGEFTGIYSTALPERCWAADSQRVVLDTIQYSRQELIVVDTVSGSVCSLTRGSRLGSWALLTVDRDLLVARFSTPNCPPMLMVAFLPPAGKEAEVNWVCLEEASPIQEISWDVRTLQPPPEQDNPQYAGLSFEAILLRPTQEPRKAKFPLVVSPHGGPHSAFTTSWMLYPALLCRMGFAVLLVNYRGSLGFGQDSVDSLPGKVGSQDVKDVQFCVEQVLQEELMDPQRVAVFGGSHGGFLSCHLIGQYPDTYKACVARNPVVNVASMVGSTDIPDWCLTEAGLPYDQTALPDPRQGAAMLLCSPMQYVDKVQTPVLLMIGEEDRRVPPKQGLEYYRALKAKGVPTRMLLYPGNNHSLSSVEAEADGFMNIALWLIQHLK from the exons AGTGGTCACAGCGAGACTTGGAAAGAGCTGAAAATATAAAATTCTGCCATCAGTACCTCATCTTCCATGACAGCCACTCCATCGTGTACTCAAGCCCCTCTGGCAATTGCACGGAAATCAAGGGAGA GCTGCTCAGTCGGGACTCTCCCAGTGGAGCACAGAAAGCCGTTCTACGGAAGACTAACAACACCAAAGGCGAAGAGAAACAATTCCTAGAG GTGTGGGAAAAGAACCGCAAGGTGAAGAGCATCGAGTTGACAGCCCTGGAGAAGCATGGCCAAGTGTACGAGGACG ACCAATTTGGCTGCCTGGCCTGGTCACACTCCGAGACGCACCTTCTCTACGTGGCGGAGAAGAAGCGCCCCAAGGCTGAGTCGTTCTTTAAGTCAAAAGCCCCTGAGCTGAGCAGTGAAGAGGAGCTGGCCAAGACAGAGCGACGAGATAAAGCCATCAAG GGAGAGCAGTTTGTGTTCTACGAAGACTGGGGGGAGACCCTGGTGGCTAAAAGCACCCCTGTGCTGTGTGTATTGGACATTGAGAGCAACAACGTTTCGGTCCTGGAGAGTGTTCCAGAGCACATCTCCCCTGGGCAG GCCTTCTGGGCTCCAGGCGACACTGGGGTGGTATTCACAGGCTGGTGGCACGAGCCCTTCCGCCTAGGGTTGAGGTACTGCACAAATCGCAG ATCAGCTATCTTCTATGTGGACCTGACAGGTGGTCGTTGTG AACTGTTAACAGATGACAACAAAGCCATTTGGTCTCCACGCCTGAGCCCAGACCAATGTCGCATTGTGTACCTAGAGAACCCGGCATCTGGGCCTCACCAACAGTGCAGCCGTCTCTGCATG tACGACTGGTACACAAAGCTCACTTCCGTCGTGGTGGAGATTGTGCCTCGGCAGAGCCAAG GTGAATTCACTGGGATCTATAGCACAGCACTGCCGGAGCGCTGCTGGGCAGCAGACAGCCAGAGGGTTGTGCTGGACACAATTCAATATAGCAGGCAG GAGCTGATTGTAGTTGATACAGTGTCAGGCAGTGTGTGCTCTCTCACCAGGG GTTCCCGTCTTGGAAGCTGGGCCCTGCTCACTGTCGACCGAGATCTGCTGGTGGCCAGATTCTCCACTCCAAACTGCCCTCCTATGCTT atgGTGGCCTTCCTGCCTCCTGCCGGCAAGGAAGCTGAAGTAAACTGGGTGTGCCTGGAAGAAGCCAGTCCAATTCAAGAAATCTCTTGGGATGTCCGTACCCTGCAGCCTCCTCCAGAACAGGACAACCCCCAGTATG CGGGCCTCAGTTTTGAAGCCATCCTACTCCGGCCCACTCAGGAGCCAAGGAAGGCCAAGTTTCCATTAGTGGTGTCACCTCATG GAGGCCCACACTCAGCGTTCACCACCAGCTGGATGCTGTACCCAGCACTGCTCTGTCGGATGGGGTTTGCTGTGCTGCTGG TGAATTACCGAGGATCACTAGGCTTTGGCCAGGACAGTGTGGACTCCCTTCCAGGGAAAGTGGGCAGTCAGGATGTCAAGGATGTGCAG TTCTGTGTGGAACAGGTGCTACAGGAGGAACTGATGGATCCACAGAGAGTGGCCGTGTTTGGTGGCTCCCATGGAGGCTTCCTATCCTGTCATCTTATCGGCCAATACCCTGACACCTACAAGGCTTGCGTGGCCAGGAATCCCGTGGTCAACGTGGCCTCCATGGTCGGAAGCACTGACATCCCTGACTG GTGCCTGACGGAGGCTGGCTTACCGTACGACCAGACTGCCCTCCCAGATCCCAGGCAAGGGGCAGCGATGCTGCTTTGTTCACCTATGCAATATGTTGACAAG GTTCAGACACCTGTTCTTTTAATGATAGGAGAGGAAGATAGACGTGTACCCCCCAAGCAAGGCTTGGAGTATTACCGTGCTCTCAAGGCCAAGGGTGTCCCAACCCG GATGCTGCTTTATCCGGGCAATAACCATTCGCTCTCTAGTGTGGAGGCCGAGGCAGATGGTTTCATGAATATTGCACTCTGGCTCATTCAGCACCTGAAATGA